In a genomic window of Colius striatus isolate bColStr4 chromosome 2, bColStr4.1.hap1, whole genome shotgun sequence:
- the WDR26 gene encoding WD repeat-containing protein 26 isoform X2, with translation MQANGAGGGQQQQQPPQGPAGPELGCLGAQNGEASAGTAASDQLAHANGLLPSANSGGGSPGGLSVNNGVPAAGGPGPAAAELGCSGGSGGSALKKKKRLSQSDEDVIRLIGQHLHGLGLNQTVDLLMQESGCRLEHPSATKFRNHVMEGEWDKAENDLNELKALVHSPHAIVRMKFLLLQQKYLEYLEDGKVLEALQVLRCELTPLKYNTERIHVLSGYLMCSHAEDLRAKAEWEGKGTASRSKLLDKLQTYLPPSVMLPPRRLQNLLRQAVELQRDRCLYHNTKLDSNLDSVSLLIDHVCSRGLRSVCGALYMLPCLGIMRKQFPCYTQQILTEHCNEVWFCKFSNDGTKLATGSKDTTVIIWQVDPDTHQLKLLKTLEGHAYGVSYIAWSPDDNYLVACGPDDCSELWLWNVQTGELRTKMSQSHEDSLTSVAWNPDGKRFVTGGQRGQFYQCDLDGNLLDSWEGVRVQCLWCLSDGKTVLASDTHQRIRGYNFEDLTDRNIVQEDHPIMSFTISKNGRLALLNVATQGVHLWDLQDRVLVRKYQGVTQGFYTIHSCFGGHNEDFIASGSEDHKVYIWHKRSELPIAELTGHTRTVNCVSWNPQIPSMMASASDDGTVRIWGPAPFVDNQDIEEECSSMDS, from the exons ATGCAGGCCAACGGGGCAGGAGGGggccaacagcagcagcagccgccgcagGGGCCGGCGGGCCCGGAGCTGGGCTGCCTGGGCGCCCAGAACGGCGAGGCCTCGGCGGGCACGGCCGCTAGCGACCAGCTGGCCCACGCCAACGGGCTGCTGCCCTCGGCCAAcagcggcggcggcagccccGGCGGCCTCAGTGTCAACAACGGGGTGCCCGCCGCCGggggccccggcccggccgccgcggAGCTGGGGTGTAGCGGCGGCAGTGGTGGTAGTGCCCTGAAGAAGAAGAAGCGGCTCTCGCAGTCCGACGAGGACGTTATCCGGCTGATCGGGCAGCACCTCCACGGTCTGGGCCTCAA CCAGACTGTTGATCTTCTCATGCAAGAGTCAGGATGTCGTTTAGAACATCCTTCTGCTACCAAATTCCGCAATCATGTCATGGAAGGAGAATGGGATAAG GCTGAGAACGACCTGAATGAACTTAAGGCCTTAGTGCATTCTCCGCATGCAATTGTG AGGATGAAGtttttgctgctgcagcagaagtaCCTGGAATACCTGGAGGATGGCAAGGTCCTGGAGGCACTTCAAGTTCTACGCTGTGAACTGACGCCTCTGAAGTATAATACAGAACGCATTCATGTCCTCAGTGG GTATCTGATGTGTAGCCATGCAGAAGACTTGCGTGCAAAAGCAGagtgggaagggaaaggaacagCTTCCAGATCTAAACTTTTGGACAAGCTCCAGA CATACCTACCCCCATCAGTGATGCTTCCTCCAAGGCGTTTACAGAACCTGCTACGCCAGGCTGTGGAACTACAACGGGACCGGTGCCTATATCATAATACGAAACTAGATAGTAATCTAGATTCTGTCTCGCTGCTAATAGACCATGTTTGTAGTAG GGGTCTGAGATCAGTATGTGGTGCGCTGTACATGCTGCCATGCTTGGGCATAATGAG gaaacaGTTCCCATGCTATACACAGCAGATACTAACGGAGCACTGTAATGAAGTGTGGTTCTGTAAATTCTCCAATGATGGCACTAAACTAGCAACAGGATCTAAGGACACAACTGTTATTATATGGCAGGTTGATCCA GATACTCACCAGCTAAAACTACTTAAGACATTAGAAGGTCATGCATATGGTGTCTCTTATATTGCTTGGAGTCCAGATGACAACTATCTTGTTGCCTGTGGCCCAGATGATTGTTCTGAGCTTTGGCTCTGGAATGTACAA aCTGGGGAGCTGAGGACGAAGATGAGCCAATCTCATGAAGACAGTTTAACAAGCGTGGCCTGGAATCCTGATGGGAAGCGTTTTGTAACAGGTGGTCAGCGTGGACAGTTCTATCAGTGT GATTTAGATGGTAATCTCCTTGACTCCTGGGAAGGGGTGAGAGTACAATGCCTTTGGTGCTTGAGTGATGGGAAAACTGTTCTAGCATCAGATACACACCAGCGGATTCGGGGTTATAACTTTGAGGATCTTACAGACAGGAACAT AGTACAAGAAGATCACCCTATTATGTCGTTTACTATTTCAAAAAATGGACGTTTAGCTTTGTTAAATGTAGCAACTCAG GGAGTTCACTTATGGGACTTACAAGACAGAGTTTTAGTGAGAAAGTATCAAGGTGTTACACAAGGGTTTTACACAATTCACTCGTGTTTTGGAGGTCATAATGAAGACTTCATCGCAAGTGGTAGTGAAG ATCACAAAGTATATATTTGGCACAAGCGTAGTGAGCTGCCAATTGCGGAGCTGACGGGACACACGCGTACTGTTAACTGTGTGAGCTGGAACCCGCAGATCCCATCCATGATGGCCAGCGCCTCCGATGATGGCACTGTTAGAATATGGGGACCAGCACCTTTCGTAGACAACCAGGATATTGAAG AGGAATGCAGTAGCATGGATAGTTGA
- the WDR26 gene encoding WD repeat-containing protein 26 isoform X3 yields MQANGAGGGQQQQQPPQGPAGPELGCLGAQNGEASAGTAASDQLAHANGLLPSANSGGGSPGGLSVNNGVPAAGGPGPAAAELGCSGGSGGSALKKKKRLSQSDEDVIRLIGQHLHGLGLNQTVDLLMQESGCRLEHPSATKFRNHVMEGEWDKAENDLNELKALVHSPHAIVRMKFLLLQQKYLEYLEDGKVLEALQVLRCELTPLKYNTERIHVLSGYLMCSHAEDLRAKAEWEGKGTASRSKLLDKLQTYLPPSVMLPPRRLQNLLRQAVELQRDRCLYHNTKLDSNLDSVSLLIDHVCSRKQFPCYTQQILTEHCNEVWFCKFSNDGTKLATGSKDTTVIIWQVDPDTHQLKLLKTLEGHAYGVSYIAWSPDDNYLVACGPDDCSELWLWNVQTGELRTKMSQSHEDSLTSVAWNPDGKRFVTGGQRGQFYQCDLDGNLLDSWEGVRVQCLWCLSDGKTVLASDTHQRIRGYNFEDLTDRNIVQEDHPIMSFTISKNGRLALLNVATQGVHLWDLQDRVLVRKYQGVTQGFYTIHSCFGGHNEDFIASGSEDHKVYIWHKRSELPIAELTGHTRTVNCVSWNPQIPSMMASASDDGTVRIWGPAPFVDNQDIEEECSSMDS; encoded by the exons ATGCAGGCCAACGGGGCAGGAGGGggccaacagcagcagcagccgccgcagGGGCCGGCGGGCCCGGAGCTGGGCTGCCTGGGCGCCCAGAACGGCGAGGCCTCGGCGGGCACGGCCGCTAGCGACCAGCTGGCCCACGCCAACGGGCTGCTGCCCTCGGCCAAcagcggcggcggcagccccGGCGGCCTCAGTGTCAACAACGGGGTGCCCGCCGCCGggggccccggcccggccgccgcggAGCTGGGGTGTAGCGGCGGCAGTGGTGGTAGTGCCCTGAAGAAGAAGAAGCGGCTCTCGCAGTCCGACGAGGACGTTATCCGGCTGATCGGGCAGCACCTCCACGGTCTGGGCCTCAA CCAGACTGTTGATCTTCTCATGCAAGAGTCAGGATGTCGTTTAGAACATCCTTCTGCTACCAAATTCCGCAATCATGTCATGGAAGGAGAATGGGATAAG GCTGAGAACGACCTGAATGAACTTAAGGCCTTAGTGCATTCTCCGCATGCAATTGTG AGGATGAAGtttttgctgctgcagcagaagtaCCTGGAATACCTGGAGGATGGCAAGGTCCTGGAGGCACTTCAAGTTCTACGCTGTGAACTGACGCCTCTGAAGTATAATACAGAACGCATTCATGTCCTCAGTGG GTATCTGATGTGTAGCCATGCAGAAGACTTGCGTGCAAAAGCAGagtgggaagggaaaggaacagCTTCCAGATCTAAACTTTTGGACAAGCTCCAGA CATACCTACCCCCATCAGTGATGCTTCCTCCAAGGCGTTTACAGAACCTGCTACGCCAGGCTGTGGAACTACAACGGGACCGGTGCCTATATCATAATACGAAACTAGATAGTAATCTAGATTCTGTCTCGCTGCTAATAGACCATGTTTGTAGTAG gaaacaGTTCCCATGCTATACACAGCAGATACTAACGGAGCACTGTAATGAAGTGTGGTTCTGTAAATTCTCCAATGATGGCACTAAACTAGCAACAGGATCTAAGGACACAACTGTTATTATATGGCAGGTTGATCCA GATACTCACCAGCTAAAACTACTTAAGACATTAGAAGGTCATGCATATGGTGTCTCTTATATTGCTTGGAGTCCAGATGACAACTATCTTGTTGCCTGTGGCCCAGATGATTGTTCTGAGCTTTGGCTCTGGAATGTACAA aCTGGGGAGCTGAGGACGAAGATGAGCCAATCTCATGAAGACAGTTTAACAAGCGTGGCCTGGAATCCTGATGGGAAGCGTTTTGTAACAGGTGGTCAGCGTGGACAGTTCTATCAGTGT GATTTAGATGGTAATCTCCTTGACTCCTGGGAAGGGGTGAGAGTACAATGCCTTTGGTGCTTGAGTGATGGGAAAACTGTTCTAGCATCAGATACACACCAGCGGATTCGGGGTTATAACTTTGAGGATCTTACAGACAGGAACAT AGTACAAGAAGATCACCCTATTATGTCGTTTACTATTTCAAAAAATGGACGTTTAGCTTTGTTAAATGTAGCAACTCAG GGAGTTCACTTATGGGACTTACAAGACAGAGTTTTAGTGAGAAAGTATCAAGGTGTTACACAAGGGTTTTACACAATTCACTCGTGTTTTGGAGGTCATAATGAAGACTTCATCGCAAGTGGTAGTGAAG ATCACAAAGTATATATTTGGCACAAGCGTAGTGAGCTGCCAATTGCGGAGCTGACGGGACACACGCGTACTGTTAACTGTGTGAGCTGGAACCCGCAGATCCCATCCATGATGGCCAGCGCCTCCGATGATGGCACTGTTAGAATATGGGGACCAGCACCTTTCGTAGACAACCAGGATATTGAAG AGGAATGCAGTAGCATGGATAGTTGA
- the WDR26 gene encoding WD repeat-containing protein 26 isoform X1 — protein sequence MQANGAGGGQQQQQPPQGPAGPELGCLGAQNGEASAGTAASDQLAHANGLLPSANSGGGSPGGLSVNNGVPAAGGPGPAAAELGCSGGSGGSALKKKKRLSQSDEDVIRLIGQHLHGLGLNQTVDLLMQESGCRLEHPSATKFRNHVMEGEWDKAENDLNELKALVHSPHAIVRMKFLLLQQKYLEYLEDGKVLEALQVLRCELTPLKYNTERIHVLSGYLMCSHAEDLRAKAEWEGKGTASRSKLLDKLQTYLPPSVMLPPRRLQNLLRQAVELQRDRCLYHNTKLDSNLDSVSLLIDHVCSRGLRSVCGALYMLPCLGIMRKQFPCYTQQILTEHCNEVWFCKFSNDGTKLATGSKDTTVIIWQVDPDTHQLKLLKTLEGHAYGVSYIAWSPDDNYLVACGPDDCSELWLWNVQTGELRTKMSQSHEDSLTSVAWNPDGKRFVTGGQRGQFYQCDLDGNLLDSWEGVRVQCLWCLSDGKTVLASDTHQRIRGYNFEDLTDRNIVQEDHPIMSFTISKNGRLALLNVATQGVHLWDLQDRVLVRKYQGVTQGFYTIHSCFGGHNEDFIASGSEGRTWRSLPEKEIDCCLHLANLLFPKQNTGILTSTKILVRV from the exons ATGCAGGCCAACGGGGCAGGAGGGggccaacagcagcagcagccgccgcagGGGCCGGCGGGCCCGGAGCTGGGCTGCCTGGGCGCCCAGAACGGCGAGGCCTCGGCGGGCACGGCCGCTAGCGACCAGCTGGCCCACGCCAACGGGCTGCTGCCCTCGGCCAAcagcggcggcggcagccccGGCGGCCTCAGTGTCAACAACGGGGTGCCCGCCGCCGggggccccggcccggccgccgcggAGCTGGGGTGTAGCGGCGGCAGTGGTGGTAGTGCCCTGAAGAAGAAGAAGCGGCTCTCGCAGTCCGACGAGGACGTTATCCGGCTGATCGGGCAGCACCTCCACGGTCTGGGCCTCAA CCAGACTGTTGATCTTCTCATGCAAGAGTCAGGATGTCGTTTAGAACATCCTTCTGCTACCAAATTCCGCAATCATGTCATGGAAGGAGAATGGGATAAG GCTGAGAACGACCTGAATGAACTTAAGGCCTTAGTGCATTCTCCGCATGCAATTGTG AGGATGAAGtttttgctgctgcagcagaagtaCCTGGAATACCTGGAGGATGGCAAGGTCCTGGAGGCACTTCAAGTTCTACGCTGTGAACTGACGCCTCTGAAGTATAATACAGAACGCATTCATGTCCTCAGTGG GTATCTGATGTGTAGCCATGCAGAAGACTTGCGTGCAAAAGCAGagtgggaagggaaaggaacagCTTCCAGATCTAAACTTTTGGACAAGCTCCAGA CATACCTACCCCCATCAGTGATGCTTCCTCCAAGGCGTTTACAGAACCTGCTACGCCAGGCTGTGGAACTACAACGGGACCGGTGCCTATATCATAATACGAAACTAGATAGTAATCTAGATTCTGTCTCGCTGCTAATAGACCATGTTTGTAGTAG GGGTCTGAGATCAGTATGTGGTGCGCTGTACATGCTGCCATGCTTGGGCATAATGAG gaaacaGTTCCCATGCTATACACAGCAGATACTAACGGAGCACTGTAATGAAGTGTGGTTCTGTAAATTCTCCAATGATGGCACTAAACTAGCAACAGGATCTAAGGACACAACTGTTATTATATGGCAGGTTGATCCA GATACTCACCAGCTAAAACTACTTAAGACATTAGAAGGTCATGCATATGGTGTCTCTTATATTGCTTGGAGTCCAGATGACAACTATCTTGTTGCCTGTGGCCCAGATGATTGTTCTGAGCTTTGGCTCTGGAATGTACAA aCTGGGGAGCTGAGGACGAAGATGAGCCAATCTCATGAAGACAGTTTAACAAGCGTGGCCTGGAATCCTGATGGGAAGCGTTTTGTAACAGGTGGTCAGCGTGGACAGTTCTATCAGTGT GATTTAGATGGTAATCTCCTTGACTCCTGGGAAGGGGTGAGAGTACAATGCCTTTGGTGCTTGAGTGATGGGAAAACTGTTCTAGCATCAGATACACACCAGCGGATTCGGGGTTATAACTTTGAGGATCTTACAGACAGGAACAT AGTACAAGAAGATCACCCTATTATGTCGTTTACTATTTCAAAAAATGGACGTTTAGCTTTGTTAAATGTAGCAACTCAG GGAGTTCACTTATGGGACTTACAAGACAGAGTTTTAGTGAGAAAGTATCAAGGTGTTACACAAGGGTTTTACACAATTCACTCGTGTTTTGGAGGTCATAATGAAGACTTCATCGCAAGTGGTAGTGAAG GGAGAACGTGGAGGTCTCTTCCTGAGAAGGAAATTGACTGCTGCCTTCATCTAGCTAACTTGTTATTTCCGAAACAAAATACAGGCATTCTGACAAGCACCAAAATACTGGTTCGTGTTTAG